The Scophthalmus maximus strain ysfricsl-2021 chromosome 14, ASM2237912v1, whole genome shotgun sequence region ACGAGAAGTCAACACTAGTGAGACTTTGTTCTAGGATTCTATTTTTAAAAGTGCAACCGAACATGACTGTTGAGCAGAGCCAGTGACTTGCGCAAATCACCTGTTAAGTGCAGTAGAAAACAAGATAGAAAACACCATGATTCTGAGAGTCTGCTAAATTTACTTTGTCACGTCTGAGATCAGAGCAACTCGGTTCCCCCTTGACCTCGTGAGGCGAGAATCTCCTGCTGCACAGAATGACATCTTACTGGTCATTGTAAATCTGACAGATTCCTTTGTCTTCCTGTCATTTTCATTGTGGCTCTGACTTGTGTTTTGGCTCCATCTATGGGCAGTCTGGGACACTGCCGGTGGTAACTGTCGAGGTTGTGTAAACAACATGACAGGTCCCCTCCACCAGGCCATCAAAAGAGGAAATTATAAACTGACGAGTAGCTTAAAAAAATCCCCCGACATTTACACGTAACTTCCCTTTAAGATGTAGCTCGAAAAGTAATGAATATAGAGAAATTCATCGCAATGTAGGTTTTattctccccctcctctaccTGAAGTTTTTCCAGCAGGTCCATGTTCTGTTTCTTCAACTGCGTGTTTGTCTTTTCTAGTTTGTCGAGCCGGTCAGAGTCATCGGGCAGCGGTCCGGCCTCGATCATCTCGTCCTGAAGGACGTGGTACTCCACCTCATACGTGTGCAGCTGCTTGGAGATGTCCATCTCCATCACCTGGAAAAGAGTTTTGTAGTGTTATTATTGTAAGTCAAGGAACATGTGTCTGTATAGAGAAATTATCATAGCTAAAGACACCAAAAAAATCAGTTGAAGACACTTCGTTGTTCTTCAttacaatgaaaatgtaattcattttgaGTCAGTCCCACATCACACTGTCGTGGTGCAACAGCACCAAATTTGGATCTTAAAATAATCCCCAAcgttgcatttttttcaaacatgttaAGTACATATTTGTGAACAATTGTCAAAGATTTAAAtcatcacaagaaaaaaatgggttTGGGTTTGAGGGCCACACTCAGGCTAGGGATGGTGGAAAGTATTTAGAGACGAACTAACCCCTTTTTTTCATGGGGTTTTCTGACTTAACAAAGACCTACAATACTGCCAACTTCATATTCTAACTGTGGGATAATGTTTGCACAATCAACCCACAACCAAATTTGATAATCAGACAAAACTAGCTAACTATAAAACTAAATTGGTTGAAAGGAGATTTTTAATGCCTGTGGTACAACAAATACTACAATAGTACTTCTGCCAGCAGTGTGTGATATTATCTTAAATGCTGCTTACAAGGAAATAAATTCTTCTCCCATTCATTATAAATGCGCATTAAAAGCAGTTCATAAAGTTCTATTTGCAATAAATCTAAGTTTGTCGTATTGTTCTGCTCTATCATGTGCAGTATCTGATCTAAGAGAGCCACAGGAGAACATTGACCGAGTAGTTTTATGGCTTTGCGTTAAAACGAATTCAGTTTATCTCCACAACAGGAATAATATTTGTCTTGCTGCACATTATGCTAAGTAATTTTGTGTGCAGACACATTTTCCGCCTGCACGAGTAACAAGAAGCTTTAACCGTTGGCCAATCTCGCAGCAGTGGATTAGGTTCTGCACAGCTCACCGGGCTTAATCATTTGGAAACCTGAGACtgtatttcatttaatgttGCACTTTGTACCTTTGCAATGGTCTGCTCCATCTGTGTCTGAGTGAGGGTGGGAAGTGTCGTTTTCAGAAAGTCCACGATGCTCTCGAAGCTGTCACACTCCACTATCTCCCCCTCATGGCTGCTCAGCAGACAGAGGGCCACTTTGAAAATCACTTCGGTCCCCTGGGCAAACACAAAATctggaggtggaaaaaaaaagaagaaacaacactcggagataaaaataaaaaaaaggcgaACACTTGACACATTTCAAGTTGTAATTGATATGTGGCCATTTAAAAGCCTCAAGTGCCgataagcatgtgtgtgtgtgtgtgtgtgtgtgtgtgtgtgtgtgtgtgtgtgtgtgtgtgagcaaacaCAGGGGCCGTTGTTCTAAAAATATACCAAAGATGCGGGACACAAAGTTGAGTGGGAACTGCGAGGCGAAGAGGGTGAGGAACCACGGCGCCGCGTAGAGGCTCGGGCAGATCTCGTGCTCCTCGAAGTGATTGTACAGCTCGCGGTGGTAGTCGTGCAACAGCCTGGAGAGCTGGTACATCTGAACCTGGGattgacacagacagacagcgtgCACAGGCATAAACactcaacacacagacagataatGCGCTTACAGGCCAAAACATGCTCCGCTGGAGCAAACTGGTATATCTGGATCTGCCGGAGGGAAAGAGTATAAAAGACAATGAGAGTGGcccggggtggctcagtggatagagcaggcacacatatacttcgaggtttatgcctcgacgcagaggtccagggtgacgatttcctgcatgtcttcccccctctctcaccgagctgtcctgtcaaaataaaatgtggaaaaagccccaaaaaataatcttagaaaaaaacaaagacaatcagagaGTT contains the following coding sequences:
- the tbc1d4 gene encoding TBC1 domain family member 4 isoform X7, producing MYQLSRLLHDYHRELYNHFEEHEICPSLYAAPWFLTLFASQFPLNFVSRIFDFVFAQGTEVIFKVALCLLSSHEGEIVECDSFESIVDFLKTTLPTLTQTQMEQTIAKVMEMDISKQLHTYEVEYHVLQDEMIEAGPLPDDSDRLDKLEKTNTQLKKQNMDLLEKLQAARQKIQTLETSVENFLSRESKMKHMIRSLEQERATHQKTIERMRTCLPSDTLTDVEMTQIKTGPNGKAKTAAKKP